The Myroides fluvii region CCGACCATTGGAGAACCGCATTATGCGGCCGCCATTAAAGCGGACAAGATCAAGGATAAGGCCCGACAGATTTATAAGCTAGATGAAAATAAACACCCCTACGCAGCTAAATCACCTGCCGAAACAAAAGTAACGCGAAACGGAAAAGAGGTACACATTTACATGACGATGATTCGCAGTCACTTTACCCCAGATAATATTGAGGGAATTAAAGTGGGCGATAAAGTGTATTTCCACGTGACCAACTTAGAGCAAGATTTTGACGTACCCCACGGAATCAGCATGTTAGGTGCCAATACAGCTGAACTCTTAGTTACTCCTGGAAAAACAGAAACTTTTGTATGGGAACCAAAACAAGTTGGGGTTTGGCCTTTTTACTGTACGGATTTCTGTTCGGCTCTGCATCAAGAAATGCAAGGTTATGTGCGCGTATCTCCTGCAGATTCAACACTTCCGCTTTCGTGGTCTTTAGATGATGAATAACAAGTTATACAAAGCCGCTTTTTAATTTTAATTCACAAAAGGACAGGCGTAAAACCCTGTCCTTTTTAAAAAGAAAAACATGAAAAAATCCTCTATTTTAATGATAGTGGGGGCTGGTTTACTCTTATCCCTATTCTATTTTCCGCTATGGAACATTGAACTTGGAGCTCCACAATATCCAATTCCCTTGGGAATGAATATTTATATTGATGGGATTAAAGGTGTAGGAGAATTTGACCTTCAAAACATTGATGGTTTGAATCATTATATTGGAATGAAAACCATCCCCAAACCTGAGCAAATGTGGGAATTTACCGTTTTCCCTCTTGTCGTGGCTTCCATGGCTATCCTCGGTATTGCCCTGGGTATTGGAGGATACTTCAATAAAGTAAAACCCTCTTTCTTTTTGGTTTGGCTTATTGTAATGGCTCTTTTAGGAATTGCAGGTATGTATGATTTTAACCTTTGGCTCATCGATTATGGCAGTGATTTAGATCCCCACGCCATCATGAAAATGGTAGATGCCCAAGGAAATCCCTTAACCTATGAGCCTCCCCTATTTGGGCATCGCAAAATTCTAAATTTTGATGCTTATTCTTATCCTCATCTTGGGGCTTACCTGATGGGATTGGGATTGTTGCTGACCTTCCTAGCTTTTGTGCTGGGAACTAAATCTAAAAAACAATAATATGAAACCATTCGCTTATTTTCTCCTTCTTGTACTTTTTGTTTCTTGTACCGTAAAAGTACAACCCATTGACTATGGCACGGATGATTGTGACTTTTGTAAAATGGGAATTGTCGATACTAAACACGCCGCTCAATTGGTCACCACCAAAGGCAAAAATTATAAGTTCGATGCCATCGAATGTATGTTGCATTATATCGAACAACAAAATCAACCCCTTACCGTATATCAGCATCTTTTGGTTGCCGATTTACTCAACCCTGGGGTGTTGATTCCAGCAGAGCAAGCTCATTTCATCATCTCTAAAAATATTCCGAGTCCGATGGGTGCCTTTTTATCTGCTACTAAAACCAAGGAACAAACCGCCAAGCTAATTGAAGAATATACCGGCGAACACTATACATTCGCTGCACTTCGTCAACAATTGTCTCATCATTAATTCTTACAAGCCCTCTAATCCCTTTACTTTTATGAAAAACACACTTAAAATTATATGCAGTATTATTTTACTTGTACATGGATGGGGAACAAGTGCTAAAACCATTACTGTTCATCCGAAAGGGACGGTAAACACCATTAAAAAGGCGATTGCCCTGGCGGAGGACTATGATCTGATTCTCGTAGAAGCTGGTACCTACAAAGAAACGGATATCCACATTACGAAACCCCTTACACTACTCAGCAAAAATGCGATTGTAGATGGCGAAAACAAAGGAGAAATCTTTGTCATTCAAGCGGATTATGTAACCATCAAAGATTTTACGATTATCAATGTTGGAACGAGTTACATCAAAGACTATGCAGCCATTCGCGTACGAGAAAGCAAACACTTTATCATTGAAAATAATACCATCAAAGATTTATTCTTTGGTATTTATCTTGAAAAATCAAAAGAGGGCAAAGTATTATCCAACAAAATTTACGGCAAAGCTAAGAGTGAGTTTAATTCAGGGAATGGAATTCAACTCTGGTATTGCAACAACATCGAAATTAAAAACAATTATGTAGAACGAGTTCGAGATGGAATTTACTTAGAGTTTTCTAATTTTTGTACCATACACAACAACATCAGTAAAAACAATGTTCGTTATGGACTACACTTTATGTTTTCTAACCATGATGTGGTTACGAATTGTTCTTATACCAACAATGGAGCTGGTGTAGCAATTATGTTTTCTAAATCCATGAAGATGAGTCACAATGTATTTAGTGACAACTGGGGATCTGCCGCCTATGGTGTACTGCTCAAAGAGGTCAATGACACGGAAATAAGCTACAATGTATTTAAAAATAATACGACGGCTATTAACATTGAAGGATCGAATCGCATACAATATACCCACAATGATTTTATCAGCAATGGATGGGCATTAAACTCAAGAGGGGCGAATTATCAGAACCTCGTGAATCACAATAATTTTTTAAATAACTCTTTTGACTTACTCTATCAGGGACAGCTCAACCAGAATAATTTTGATTCGAATTACTGGAGTAATTACACGGGCTATGACTTAGATAAGGATGGAATTGGCGATGTTCCCTATCGCCCGATTAAGCTCTTCTCCTACATTGTCAACAAAACGCCTGAGTCGATTATTTTTCTCCGTAGTCTATTTGTGGATATCATCGATTTCTCAGAGAAAGTATCTCCTGTATTTACGCCAGATAATTTAGTAGACAACCAACCTTTCATCAAACAAATTCAACATGATAACAATAACTAATTTACATAAGAGATTTGCAGATAACCAAGTACTTCAAGGGGTTGACCTCACTATTGACCAAGGGGTATTGGCTATTTTGGGTCCGAATGGAAGTGGTAAAACAACCTTGAACAAATGTATTCTATCGATGGTTTATCCCGATCAAGGAACGATTGAAATTAAAGGCCAAAATATAGAAAATCAATGGAAATATAGAAAAGACATCGACTATTTGCCTCAAATTGCCAATTTTCCAAACAACATTACCGTCATCGAACTTATTCAGATGATCAAAGATTTAAGGGAGGATAAAGAAAAAGACCACCAACCCTTGGTTGAGCTTTTTAAACTCACGCCTTTTCTAAACAAAAAACTCAATAAGTTATCAGGAGGAACTAAACAAAAGGTAAACCTCTTGTTGACGTTTATGTTTGACAATCCTATTCTGATTCTCGATGAACCTACAACAGGATTGGATCCAGCAGCTATGATTACCTTGAAGCAGCTCATCCTCAAGGAAAAACAAAAGGGAAAAACGATTCTAGTTACTTCTCATATTATGAGTTTCGTTGAAGAAATATCCGATCAAATTATTTTTATTCTCGAAGGGAAAATATACTTCAAAGGTACGATTGAACAGCTAAAAGAATCTACTCAGCAAGATACTTTTGAACATGCTATTGCTAATCTTTTAATCGATTAATATGCTTAAAATTCTAAAATATAGTTGTTATGACTTAATGCGCAGTAGATGGAGCTACTTCTATTTAGGCTTCTACTTGCTCTTGGGCTTCGTCTTGTTATTTTTGAATCACGATATTGGCAAGGCCATTATTACTTTAATGAATATCATTATTGTGCTCGTGCCGCTCATCAGTACGATTTTTGGCATCATGTACTACTATGATTCCAAGGAATTTACAGAACTTCTATTAGCATTACCTGTAAAGCGCTCCGCTATCTTTATTGGACAATACCTCGGTGTTGCCTTATCTTTATCGATGAGTTTATTAATCGGTTTGGGTATTCCCTTTATCTGTTATGGTCTGTTTGAATCGGATATCATCTTTGAGTTTCTCTCCCTTTTAGGCATAGGTGCTTTCTTGACTTTTATCTTTAGTGCACTGGCGTATAACCTAGGGTTGAGAAATGAAAACAAAATCAAAGGATTTGGCCTAGCCATCCTCTTGTGGTTGTTTTTAGCGGTAATCTACGATGGTATTTTCTTGAGTATCTTAATGGTTTTTGGCGATTATCCTTTAGAGAATATTGCGCTAATTGGAACCATCCTCAATCCCATTGACTTATCGCGTATTCTGATTCTACTCAAACTCGATATCTCTGCCTTATTGGGCTATACAGGGGCCGTATTTAAAAAATTCTTCGGTAGCAGTGCTGGGAGTCTTATTTCATTTTTACTCTTGTCCCTTTGGACCCTACTTCCTATTCTATTGATTTATGTAACGGGGAAAAAGAAAAACTTTTAAAGGGGAGGTTGGTTGTTCGTTGTTGGTGGTGAGAGGATGAGGTGATGAGATGATGAGGTGGTGAGGTGATGAGGTGGTGAGATGGTGAGGTGGTGAGATGATGAGGTGGTGAGATGATGAGGTGGTGAGGTGATGAGGTGGTGAGAGGATGAGGTGGTGAGGTGGTGAGGTGATGAGGTGGTGAGGTGGTGAGAGGATGAGGTGGTGAGAGGATGAGGTGGTGAGATGATGAGAGGATGAGAGGATGAGAAAATAAGAGGATGAGGTGATGAGCGGATGAGGTGATAAGAGGATGAGGTGGTGAGAGGATGAGGTGGTGAGGTGATGAGGTGATGAGGTGGTGAGATGATAAGGTGGTGAGATGATGAGGTGGTGAGATGATAAGGTGGTGAGATGATAAGGTGGTGAGATGATGAGGTGATGAGGTGGTGAGAGGATGAGGTGATGAGGTGATGAGCGGATGAGGTGATGAGGTGATGAGGTGGTGAGATGATGAGGTGGTGAGATGATGAGGTGATGAGGTGATGAGAGGATGAGGTGATGAGGTGATGAGGTGATGAGATGGTGAGATGATGAGGTGGTGAGATGATGAGGTGGTGAGAGGATGAGAAAATAAGAGGATGAGGTGGTGAGGTAGTGAGGTGGTGAGGCTGTAAACCGTAAACCGTAAACTGTAAACCGTAAACTGTAAACCGTAAACTGTAAACCGTAAACCGTAAACCGTAAACCGTAAACTGTAAACCGTAAACTGTAAACCGTAAACTGTAAACTGTAAACTGTAAACCGTACCCCGTACCCCATACATAACCTAAAAAAACAATTTCCCTTTTTTGATTCGAATTTGTTGTTTCACTTCAATCTCTTTGATGGTTCGAATGACGGTTTCCACGCGCAGACCAGTCATATCTGCAATTTGTTGTCTAGTCAAGTCAACCTGATATTCCTTTTGATTGCCGTTGCTTTGGTCTTTTATGTAATTGAGTAGCGTTAAAATGCGCTTTTCTGAATCATTAGAAGAGATCTCAGGTGCCATAATCGACTTATAGTACAAACGAGAAGAAAGGGCTTTAAGCATGTCAAAACAGCTCGTCTTTTCATTTTCTAACAACCAATAGAAGTCAGTTTTGCTAATCAACAACATACGTGTAGGTTGGAGCGTAACTGCATTGGCAGGATAATTCACCGAACAAAATAACGGTGGTTCACCAAAACTTTCTCCATCAGCAAACAGCCCTTGGATGAATTCCTTACCATCTTCATTGTAATTGTTCATTTTGACCTTTCCCTGTACAATTTGGTAGTAGTATCGCGGCTCTTCTCCTTGAGAAAAAATGGTTTCATTCTTGTCAAATTCTTTGATAAAACCTTGATAACGAAGTAAAATACTTGGATCGATCATAGTAAAGCAGTATTGAATATAAATACTACTAAATTTACAACTAATTTCAGGGATAATGACAAAAAAAGAGCGGTAATGGGATTATCGCT contains the following coding sequences:
- a CDS encoding nitrous oxide reductase accessory protein NosL; this translates as MKPFAYFLLLVLFVSCTVKVQPIDYGTDDCDFCKMGIVDTKHAAQLVTTKGKNYKFDAIECMLHYIEQQNQPLTVYQHLLVADLLNPGVLIPAEQAHFIISKNIPSPMGAFLSATKTKEQTAKLIEEYTGEHYTFAALRQQLSHH
- the nosD gene encoding nitrous oxide reductase family maturation protein NosD, producing the protein MKNTLKIICSIILLVHGWGTSAKTITVHPKGTVNTIKKAIALAEDYDLILVEAGTYKETDIHITKPLTLLSKNAIVDGENKGEIFVIQADYVTIKDFTIINVGTSYIKDYAAIRVRESKHFIIENNTIKDLFFGIYLEKSKEGKVLSNKIYGKAKSEFNSGNGIQLWYCNNIEIKNNYVERVRDGIYLEFSNFCTIHNNISKNNVRYGLHFMFSNHDVVTNCSYTNNGAGVAIMFSKSMKMSHNVFSDNWGSAAYGVLLKEVNDTEISYNVFKNNTTAINIEGSNRIQYTHNDFISNGWALNSRGANYQNLVNHNNFLNNSFDLLYQGQLNQNNFDSNYWSNYTGYDLDKDGIGDVPYRPIKLFSYIVNKTPESIIFLRSLFVDIIDFSEKVSPVFTPDNLVDNQPFIKQIQHDNNN
- a CDS encoding ABC transporter ATP-binding protein; this encodes MITITNLHKRFADNQVLQGVDLTIDQGVLAILGPNGSGKTTLNKCILSMVYPDQGTIEIKGQNIENQWKYRKDIDYLPQIANFPNNITVIELIQMIKDLREDKEKDHQPLVELFKLTPFLNKKLNKLSGGTKQKVNLLLTFMFDNPILILDEPTTGLDPAAMITLKQLILKEKQKGKTILVTSHIMSFVEEISDQIIFILEGKIYFKGTIEQLKESTQQDTFEHAIANLLID
- a CDS encoding ABC-2 transporter permease; amino-acid sequence: MLKILKYSCYDLMRSRWSYFYLGFYLLLGFVLLFLNHDIGKAIITLMNIIIVLVPLISTIFGIMYYYDSKEFTELLLALPVKRSAIFIGQYLGVALSLSMSLLIGLGIPFICYGLFESDIIFEFLSLLGIGAFLTFIFSALAYNLGLRNENKIKGFGLAILLWLFLAVIYDGIFLSILMVFGDYPLENIALIGTILNPIDLSRILILLKLDISALLGYTGAVFKKFFGSSAGSLISFLLLSLWTLLPILLIYVTGKKKNF
- a CDS encoding Crp/Fnr family transcriptional regulator — translated: MIDPSILLRYQGFIKEFDKNETIFSQGEEPRYYYQIVQGKVKMNNYNEDGKEFIQGLFADGESFGEPPLFCSVNYPANAVTLQPTRMLLISKTDFYWLLENEKTSCFDMLKALSSRLYYKSIMAPEISSNDSEKRILTLLNYIKDQSNGNQKEYQVDLTRQQIADMTGLRVETVIRTIKEIEVKQQIRIKKGKLFF